A single region of the Triticum dicoccoides isolate Atlit2015 ecotype Zavitan chromosome 2B, WEW_v2.0, whole genome shotgun sequence genome encodes:
- the LOC119362457 gene encoding uncharacterized protein LOC119362457: MRMQIWGAGRMSKRNHRNLAGSLRCCGRDHPLLKRGHDGEWRDWPNLPTMLLDDIAGRLLLYDVAEYIRLRAACKEWRNCTDDPRAGGGLDCRFRPRRWIMLSNRTEGDGRCFLNLSTGASACIDLPELSRHHLETSTEGLLLLRGKASHAVRLFNPLTRAFTNLPSITPDHGRAYIVWTGLLESSERLIYAGISEETSPASVVLLMIDRGRAIVYAKPGDQRWAVVEHDEIGRPNSYASYRLSSASTLQGRFYFATLEGNVMHVRLCPEPRLVPVVVNQPKTRGDVSSYLVPPDDHRCGDMLMVRYYLDLDHLSADERKIMTHRRKRMDVIRVENRLKECRWNLIQVFKVDVA; encoded by the exons ATGAGGATGCAGATCTGGGGGGCAGGTCGCATGAGCAAGCGAAACCATCGTAACCTTGCTGGTTCCTTGCGATGTTGTGGCAGAGATCATCCTTTGCTTAAACGCGGCCACGATGGGGAATG GCGAGATTGGCCGAACCTGCCGACGATGCTCCTTGACGATATCGCCGGTCGGCTTCTGCTTTACGACGTGGCCGAGTACATCCGCCTCCGTGCTGCGTGCAAGGAGTGGAGGAACTGCACCGATGATCCGCGCGCGGGAGGCGGCCTGGACTGCCGCTTCCGCCCCCGCCGCTGGATCATGCTGTCCAACCGCACCGAGGGCGACGGCCGTTGCTTTCTCAACCTCTCCACCGGTGCCAGCGCATGTATAGATCTCCCGGAGCTCTCCCGCCACCACCTTGAGACCAGCACCGAGGGCCTCCTGCTCTTGCGCGGCAAGGCGAGCCATGCTGTGCGCCTCTTCAACCCACTCACCAGGGCCTTCACCAACCTCCCGTCCATCACCCCAGACCATGGCAGGGCGTACATTGTCTGGACGGGGCTGTTGGAGTCCTCAGAGCGCCTCATCTACGCCGGCATCTCTGAAGAGACCTCCCCAGCGTCGGTCGTGCTCCTGATGATTGACCGTGGGCGTGCCATAGTCTACGCCAAGCCTGGCGACCAGCGGTGGGCTGTGGTTGAGCATGACGAGATTGGGAGACCCAATAGCTACGCATCATATCGGTTATCGTCGGCATCAACCCTGCAGGGGCGCTTCTACTTTGCAACTCTTGAGGGGAATGTAATGCATGTGAGGCTCTGTCCTGAGCCTCGGTTGGTGCCCGTGGTCGTGAACCAGCCCAAAACCAGGGGCGACGTGTCCTCCTACCTTGTCCCTCCCGACGACCACCGCTGCGGCGACATGCTCATGGTGCGCTACTACCTCGACCTTGATCACCTCAGCGCTGACGAGCGGAAAATCATGACACACAGGAGGAAGCGCATGGATGTGATCAGGGTGGAGAACAGGTTGAAGGAGTGCCGGTGGAACCTGATCCAGGTGTTCAAGGTGGATGTGGCCTGA
- the LOC119362456 gene encoding pentatricopeptide repeat-containing protein At3g18020-like produces MMAAAPQPEQPDLGGLVDALCASGRSAEAHHRVALLLSSASASRRLDAPTANGLLARLLRARTPLLTLRLVQAAPFVPSLPNYNRLLALLSSAAAPMFLLLAHRLLLRMRVPPSAVSYAALLDGYACAADPRAAQKLLDEMPRWGLAPSSLARTFLVKAFLRSRDVGAAMDLVDNQLWPSMERCHDEDQGLKNAAFANLVQCLCGEGFFHIVFGVAEEMPQRRCLVPDEFAYAQMIDSLCRAGQHHGASRIVYIMGKRGLCPSTLSYNCIVHGLCTSQKPGGRLRAYQLVMEGMRSGYRPREVTYKVLVEELCREKELAKAKDVLELMLQPQCGHEKPDEETRTRLYNMFLGALCAVDNPSEQLSVLVSMLQGDCKPDVITMNTVIHGFCKVGRTQEARKILDDMINGKFCAPDVVTFTTLISGYLDVGEHAEALHVLHTLMPRRRCAPNVVTYNSVLKGLFSLGLVDRAMQVIDEMKSSSIIADSVSHTVVIKGLCDAGQLEKAKAFWDNVVWPSGIHDGYVYSAILRGLCKLGKLEQACDFLYELADSGVCPSVVCYNILIDTACKQGLKKLAYQLVKELRRNGLSPDAVTWRILEKLHLYGNEEQEEEHQVPTFHVDQSSADDKVEPIVSTKNEMPSLSSSSSSEHLDEVCKNNNEAKVEEAGRSLEMTENPSDLTEPAKEQNYLIDNSVVGPTMDKDHTISDDGFNKQYKQPLREPLSEVARRVFGLL; encoded by the coding sequence ATgatggcggcggcaccgcagcccgAGCAGCCGGACCTGGGCGGACTGGTGGACGCGCTCTGCGCGTCCGGCCGCTCCGCCGAGGCGCACCAccgcgtcgcgctcctcctctcctCCGCATCCGCGTCGCGCCGCCTCGACGCGCCCACCGCCAACGGCCTCCTCGCCCGCCTCCTCCGCGCGCGCACGCCCCTCCTCACGCTCCGCCTCGTCCAGGCCGCCCCGTTCGTGCCCTCCCTCCCCAACTACAACCGCCTCCTCGCCCtgctctcctccgccgccgcgcccatgTTCCTTCTCCtcgcccaccgcctcctcctccgcatgCGCGTGCCTCCGAGCGCCGTCTCCTATGCCGCGCTGCTGGACGGCTACGCGTGCGCCGCTGACCCTCGCGCAGCCCAGAagctgctcgacgaaatgccccGGTGGGGGCTCGCCCCCAGCTCCCTCGCGCGCACCTTCCTCGTCAAGGCCTTCCTCCGCAGCCGCGACGTCGGCGCGGCCATGGACCTCGTCGACAACCAGCTCTGGCCCAGCATGGAGCGCTGCCACGACGAGGACCAGGGGCTCAAGAACGCGGCGTTTGCCAACCTTGTGCAGTGCCTGTGCGGCGAGGGGTTCTTCCACATTGTCTTCGGCGTCGCCGAGGAGATGCCGCAGCGGCGCTGCCTCGTCCCAGACGAGTTTGCCTATGCCCAGATGATCGACTCGCTCTGCCGGGCTGGACAGCACCATGGCGCCTCCAGAATAGTGTACATCATGGGGAAGAGGGGCCTGTGCCCAAGCACCCTGTCCTACAACTGCATTGTTCACGGGCTATGCACCAGCCAGAAGCCCGGGGGACGCTTGAGGGCGTACCAGCTGGTGATGGAAGGTATGCGTTCCGGGTACCGACCGAGAGAGGTAACATACAAGGTACTCGTCGAAGAGCTCTGCCGGGAGAAAGAGcttgccaaggccaaggatgtcctGGAGCTGATGCTGCAGCCTCAATGTGGGCATGAGAAACCTGATGAGGAGACCAGGACTAGGCTATACAATATGTTCCTTGGGGCACTGTGTGCTGTGGACAACCCAAGCGAGCAGCTCAGTGTGCTTGTGTCCATGTTGCAGGGGGACTGCAAACCAGATGTCATCACTATGAACACTGTCATTCATGGCTTCTGCAAAGTTGGGCGTACCCAGGAGGCTAGAAAGATTTTGGACGACATGATTAATGGGAAATTCTGTGCTCCTGATGTTGTCACCTTCACCACACTCATTTCTGGATACCTGGATGTAGGCGAGCATGCAGAAGCCCTCCATGTGCTGCACACCTTGATGCCCAGGCGCCGGTGCGCCCCTAATGTTGTCACTTACAATTCTGTCCTCAAGGGATTGTTCTCCCTTGGGCTAGTTGACAGAGCAATGCAGGTCATCGATGAAATGAAATCAAGTAGCATCATTGCCGACTCTGTGAGTCACACTGTGGTGATCAAAGGGTTGTGCGATGCGGGGCAACTTGAGAAAGCAAAGGCATTCTGGGACAATGTGGTCTGGCCATCAGGGATACATGATGGTTATGTGTACAGTGCAATCTTGAGAGGCCTCTGCAAACTGGGGAAACTGGAGCAGGCATGCGATTTCCTGTATGAGTTGGCGGACTCTGGGGTTTGTCCCAGTGTTGTCTGCTACAACATACTCATTGACACTGCCTGCAAGCagggattgaagaagttggcctatCAATTGGTGAAGGAGTTGAGAAGGAATGGCCTTTCACCGGATGCTGTGACTTGGAGGATTCTTGAGAAATTGCACCTTTATGGCAATGAAGAACAAGAGGAGGAGCACCAGGTCCCCACTTTTCATGTCGATCAAAGTTCTGCAGATGACAAAGTAGAGCCTATCGTCTCGACAAAAAATGAGATGCCTTCattgtcatcgtcatcatcgtcagaACATTTGGATGAAGTATGCAAGAATAACAACGAAGCTAAGGTTGAAGAAGCTGGAAGGTCACTAGAAATGACTGAGAACCCATCAGATCTTACTGAGCCAGCGAAAGAGCAGAACTATCTGATAGACAATTCAGTGGTTGGACCAACAATGGACAAGGATCATACAATCAGTGATGATGGCTTCAACAAGCAGTATAAGCAACCTCTAAGAGAACCACTTTCCGAAGTAGCCAGAAgggtttttggcttgctctag